Proteins co-encoded in one Nothobranchius furzeri strain GRZ-AD chromosome 4, NfurGRZ-RIMD1, whole genome shotgun sequence genomic window:
- the LOC139069619 gene encoding uncharacterized protein isoform X1: MKALSVTWQLWVIRSAFLIGTRTRVVSGDTFFMVLVTPPQPFLISDQRGAFLFKVDGGQNLTPEDCLSFGFLSTSLDTELYSRSWIFNTRTLSPPSITHLSSHPLPHPPGRPASLHLCSLSCASPALYLSLLQPTHTPTTMLSCCCSSNHRLICAP, translated from the exons atgaaggctttgagcgtgacctggcagctctgggtgataaggtccgctttcctgatcggtaccaggacccgggttgtctctggagacacgttcttcatggttctggtgactccaccccagccgttcctgatcagcgatcagcggggtgctttcctatttaaggtggatggaggacaaaatttgacgccagaagattgcctcagttttg gattcctgtcgacctcattggatactgaactCTACTCCAGGAGTTGGATATttaacacacggaccttatcaccaccctccataacccacctctcatctcacccgttgccccatccaccaggacgccccgcttctctccacctctgctccctctcctgcgcttccccggctctctacctctccctcctccagccaacacatacacccaccaca atgctgagctgttgttgcagttccaaccacagacttatctgtgcaccttaa
- the LOC139069619 gene encoding spectrin alpha chain, non-erythrocytic 1-like isoform X2, translating into MEEGHFAGSEPSARQNILIHHVLTPDLLTQQQQVAPTDDETGKELVLALYDYQEKSPGEVTMKKGDILTLLNSTNKVVLLELASLAE; encoded by the exons atggaggaag gtcacttcgctggttcagaaccctcggcccgtcagaacattcttatccaccacgttctaacaccagacctgttaacccaacagcaacaagtggctccaactgacgatgagaccgggaaggagctggttctggctctgtacgactaccaggagaagagtcctggagaggtcaccatgaagaagggcgacatcctcacgctgctcaacagcaccaacaag gttgttttacttgaactcgcgtctttagctgaatga